The following proteins come from a genomic window of Limosilactobacillus reuteri:
- the argH gene encoding argininosuccinate lyase produces MPIKRMWGGRFEEAGDQLVNQFNASISFDQEMAQEDIEGSLAHVKMLKETQILSADDADKIIAGLKKLRERLTSEGLPFSIDNEDIHMNIEALLTEEIGSVAGKLHTGRSRNDQVATDLHLYVKKRLHVIINELKKLQAELVDKAAENVETIMPGYTHMQHAQPISYGHYLMAYFQMFQRDVERFEFNQQHTDLSPLGAAALAGTTFPIDRQLSAKYLGFAEPYHNSLDAVSDRDFALEFLSNASILMMHLSRLCEELIYWCSYEFGYLELADSYSTGSSIMPQKKNPDMAELIRGKAGRVYGDLFGLLTTMKGLPFAYNKDMQEDKEGLFDAVKTILPSIKIMTGMITTLQVKKEAMEHATHHDFSNATELADYLAAKGIPFREAHEIVGELVLKGLKTGINLVDIPLDEYKKISPKIEEDVYNCLQPKVAVERRNSYGGTGFDQVRQQIRDAKKILKDN; encoded by the coding sequence ATGCCTATTAAGAGAATGTGGGGTGGCCGGTTTGAAGAAGCTGGCGACCAACTAGTTAACCAATTTAATGCGTCGATCAGTTTTGATCAAGAAATGGCTCAAGAAGACATTGAAGGCTCATTAGCCCATGTAAAAATGCTGAAAGAAACACAAATTTTGTCAGCAGATGATGCTGATAAGATTATTGCTGGACTCAAGAAATTACGTGAGCGATTAACTAGTGAAGGACTCCCATTTTCGATTGACAATGAAGACATTCATATGAATATTGAGGCATTGCTGACAGAAGAAATTGGTTCCGTTGCCGGTAAACTTCATACTGGGCGGAGCAGAAATGATCAAGTTGCAACTGACCTTCACCTATATGTAAAGAAGCGGTTGCATGTTATCATTAATGAATTGAAAAAATTACAGGCAGAATTAGTAGATAAAGCAGCAGAAAATGTTGAAACGATTATGCCAGGGTACACTCATATGCAACATGCTCAGCCAATTTCGTATGGGCACTATCTCATGGCTTATTTCCAAATGTTTCAGCGAGATGTTGAACGGTTTGAATTTAACCAGCAGCACACGGATTTATCCCCCCTAGGAGCGGCTGCTTTAGCTGGGACCACTTTTCCAATTGATCGACAATTAAGTGCAAAGTATTTAGGTTTTGCTGAACCATATCATAATTCCCTGGACGCTGTTTCTGATCGGGATTTTGCCCTTGAATTTTTAAGCAACGCAAGTATTTTGATGATGCACCTGTCACGGCTATGTGAAGAACTGATTTATTGGTGTAGTTATGAATTTGGCTATTTAGAATTGGCAGATTCCTATTCTACCGGTAGCTCGATCATGCCCCAAAAGAAGAACCCTGATATGGCAGAATTGATTCGTGGTAAAGCTGGGCGAGTTTATGGTGATCTTTTTGGCTTATTAACGACAATGAAGGGGCTCCCGTTTGCTTATAACAAAGATATGCAAGAAGATAAGGAAGGCTTATTCGACGCAGTAAAGACGATTCTCCCAAGCATCAAGATCATGACTGGGATGATTACCACCCTTCAGGTAAAGAAAGAGGCCATGGAACATGCAACTCATCATGACTTTTCCAACGCCACTGAATTAGCAGATTATCTTGCTGCTAAAGGTATTCCGTTTAGAGAAGCGCATGAAATTGTCGGTGAGTTAGTATTAAAGGGCCTTAAAACAGGGATAAATCTTGTTGATATTCCATTGGACGAATATAAAAAGATTTCGCCAAAAATTGAAGAAGATGTTTATAACTGCTTACAACCTAAAGTAGCGGTTGAACGGCGGAATTCTTATGGCGGAACTGGGTTTGATCAAGTTCGTCAACAAATTAGAGATGCTAAGAAAATTTTGAAAGATAATTAA
- a CDS encoding biotin transporter BioY, with protein MIREKISLSIHEMTVVAMMIAIIAVLGAVPGIPLGFIPVPIVLQNMGIIIVGELLGPRLGTITVWLFLFLVALGLPLLSGGRGGIMTVLGPTGGYIFAWLFVPLLIGLSLKFSCFYGMTQEITEFLIVWLWGVIFVEGVGAIWLANQLHTTFISALASNILFVFGDTIKALIAVSITRRLRHIKVVSFRR; from the coding sequence ATGATTAGAGAAAAGATAAGTTTGTCAATTCATGAAATGACTGTCGTTGCCATGATGATTGCAATTATTGCTGTTTTAGGAGCAGTCCCTGGAATTCCGTTGGGGTTTATTCCGGTGCCAATTGTTTTGCAAAATATGGGAATAATAATTGTTGGGGAACTCCTTGGACCAAGATTAGGGACAATTACTGTATGGCTCTTTTTGTTTTTAGTTGCACTTGGGTTGCCACTACTTTCTGGTGGACGTGGCGGAATTATGACCGTCTTAGGCCCAACTGGCGGATATATTTTCGCCTGGTTATTTGTCCCGTTATTGATTGGTCTTAGTCTAAAATTCAGTTGTTTTTATGGGATGACGCAAGAAATAACTGAATTCCTGATTGTTTGGCTATGGGGAGTAATCTTTGTGGAAGGAGTGGGAGCAATATGGTTAGCAAATCAATTGCATACCACCTTTATTTCTGCTTTGGCGTCAAATATTTTATTTGTTTTTGGCGATACAATCAAAGCGCTTATTGCTGTCTCAATTACTCGTCGTTTACGTCACATTAAGGTTGTTTCGTTCAGGAGATGA
- a CDS encoding biotin--[acetyl-CoA-carboxylase] ligase, which produces MVHSTAQKILWQLLSVPGSWVSGNDLAQRFNISRESVWKAINSLRKNGNNIESRRNLGYRFTGNSRLNADIIDFYTHNHFTNRLYVEDQVSSTQSIAKAFLSHHLVTAPTVFIADHQTAGYGRRGRSFYSPAATGLYFSMILPSPTDRPLQAGLMTTTFAVLIVEVLKQFFPAQDFQYKWVNDVYLDYKKVGGILTEAVIDLESRTTASLVVGIGLNITTKKFPLALKEKATGIAPADRNLLVSRLIEAIANNYSDYDNPQYLEQYRQASMILGQKVEVLVNGEVIAGTAKKIENDGALTISLADGKTKTFNSGEVVKVNFEK; this is translated from the coding sequence ATGGTTCATTCAACTGCACAGAAAATTTTATGGCAATTACTTTCAGTGCCGGGTTCATGGGTTTCTGGAAATGACTTAGCACAGCGGTTCAATATTAGTCGTGAATCCGTTTGGAAGGCCATCAACAGTTTACGAAAAAACGGAAATAATATTGAGAGTCGCAGAAACCTTGGATACCGTTTTACCGGAAATTCACGGTTGAATGCTGATATTATTGATTTTTATACTCATAATCACTTTACTAATCGTCTTTACGTTGAAGACCAAGTTAGCTCAACCCAAAGCATTGCAAAAGCTTTTTTGAGTCACCACCTAGTTACTGCGCCAACGGTATTTATTGCTGATCATCAAACTGCTGGTTATGGAAGACGGGGACGGTCCTTTTACTCTCCGGCAGCAACTGGATTGTATTTTAGTATGATTCTGCCTAGCCCAACGGACAGACCACTACAAGCTGGGTTAATGACAACAACTTTTGCAGTTTTAATTGTGGAAGTTCTTAAACAATTTTTCCCTGCTCAAGATTTCCAATATAAATGGGTCAACGATGTTTATTTAGACTATAAAAAAGTCGGCGGAATTTTGACCGAGGCAGTAATAGACCTTGAATCAAGGACAACGGCTTCCTTAGTGGTAGGAATTGGTTTGAACATTACTACAAAGAAATTTCCCCTAGCCCTTAAAGAGAAAGCGACGGGAATAGCACCAGCAGATCGTAATCTTTTAGTCAGTCGGCTTATTGAGGCGATTGCTAATAATTATTCGGACTATGATAATCCACAGTATCTTGAGCAATATCGCCAGGCCTCAATGATTTTAGGACAAAAAGTGGAAGTGTTAGTAAATGGTGAGGTTATTGCTGGAACTGCTAAGAAGATAGAAAATGATGGGGCTTTAACAATTAGCCTGGCAGACGGAAAAACGAAAACTTTTAATAGTGGCGAAGTAGTTAAAGTTAATTTTGAAAAATAA
- a CDS encoding PhoH family protein, producing MGEQKTIEQTFQIESPEIEVGLLGTQDKYVSLIEQGMDVEIRPFGENLKVSGQEEDVKLTVDVFRALISLLNQGIRIHSTDIVSAMKMAHRGTLEYFADLYSETIIKDRRGRAIRVKNFGQRQYVNAMKHNDITFGIGPAGTGKTYLAVAMAVASLKRGEVEQIILTRPAVEAGESLGFLPGDLREKVDPYLRPIYDALNDIFGADHTQRLIDRGIIEIAPLAYMRGRTLDGAFVILDEAQNTTNAQMKMFLTRLGFGSKMVINGDVSQIDLPHGTRSGLVNAQRILNNIKSIKFVKFSAEDVVRHPVVARIITAYEDQTSKRLAEKDKEKKEEK from the coding sequence GTGGGAGAACAAAAAACGATTGAACAAACTTTTCAAATTGAAAGTCCAGAAATAGAAGTTGGCTTACTAGGAACTCAGGATAAGTATGTGAGCTTGATTGAACAGGGAATGGATGTCGAAATTCGACCATTTGGTGAAAACCTTAAAGTAAGTGGACAGGAAGAAGACGTTAAGCTTACGGTCGATGTATTTCGGGCCCTTATCTCATTGTTAAATCAAGGGATCCGCATCCACAGTACAGATATTGTTAGTGCGATGAAGATGGCACATCGAGGGACCTTGGAATATTTTGCTGACTTATATAGCGAAACGATTATTAAGGATCGTCGTGGTAGAGCTATCCGAGTAAAAAATTTTGGTCAACGGCAGTATGTTAACGCAATGAAACATAATGATATTACGTTTGGGATTGGACCTGCCGGAACAGGAAAAACTTACCTAGCAGTAGCGATGGCAGTGGCGTCTTTAAAGCGTGGCGAAGTGGAACAAATTATTTTGACGCGGCCGGCAGTTGAAGCGGGTGAAAGTTTAGGGTTCTTACCAGGTGACCTTCGTGAAAAAGTAGATCCTTATTTACGACCAATTTATGATGCATTAAATGATATTTTTGGTGCTGATCATACTCAACGGCTAATTGATCGAGGAATTATCGAAATTGCGCCACTTGCTTATATGCGAGGGCGAACTCTTGATGGAGCATTTGTAATTTTAGATGAAGCTCAAAATACAACTAATGCTCAGATGAAGATGTTCCTTACCCGTTTGGGATTTGGATCAAAAATGGTGATTAATGGGGATGTTTCCCAAATTGATCTTCCTCATGGGACTCGCAGTGGTCTTGTCAACGCGCAACGAATTTTGAATAATATTAAATCAATTAAGTTTGTTAAATTTAGTGCGGAAGATGTTGTTCGTCACCCGGTTGTAGCACGGATTATTACTGCTTATGAAGACCAAACATCAAAGCGATTAGCAGAAAAAGATAAAGAGAAAAAAGAGGAAAAATGA
- the ybeY gene encoding rRNA maturation RNase YbeY: MDLEIFDQTTVQLPNEQVKMVRDLLQYAAKKLSLSDNTEMSLTFVNNPEIKKLNAQYRNVDRATDVLSFAAEEAGEETPIIMDPELATEITDNLGDLFISIDKVAEQAKFLGHSVDRELGFLAVHGFLHLNGYDHEEPADEEKMFKLQREILDGYGLTR, from the coding sequence ATGGACCTGGAAATTTTCGATCAAACAACAGTACAGCTTCCCAATGAGCAAGTGAAGATGGTAAGGGACTTATTACAGTATGCTGCTAAAAAACTTTCCTTATCAGATAATACTGAAATGTCTTTAACATTTGTAAATAATCCGGAGATAAAAAAATTAAATGCCCAGTATCGGAATGTTGACCGAGCAACTGATGTTTTAAGTTTTGCTGCAGAAGAAGCAGGAGAAGAAACACCAATTATTATGGATCCCGAACTGGCTACCGAAATTACTGATAACCTGGGTGATCTTTTTATTTCTATCGATAAAGTAGCTGAGCAAGCAAAGTTCTTGGGTCATTCAGTTGATCGAGAGTTAGGATTTTTAGCTGTTCATGGCTTTCTTCACTTAAACGGGTACGATCATGAAGAGCCGGCAGATGAAGAAAAAATGTTTAAATTACAACGGGAGATACTAGACGGCTATGGACTCACGCGATAA
- a CDS encoding diacylglycerol kinase family protein — protein MDSRDKHQTEKNHHLIQAMCHAIDGIIQVLREERNMRYHLLAACLAIIMSAVLHISAMEWLWILLAIFVVFTSEFLNTVTEAVTDLIVDHHYELNVKKAKDVAAGGVLISAIFSVLVGLIIFIPRILSIVR, from the coding sequence ATGGACTCACGCGATAAACATCAAACTGAGAAAAATCATCACTTAATTCAAGCAATGTGTCATGCAATTGATGGCATTATCCAGGTATTACGTGAAGAACGTAATATGCGGTACCATCTTTTAGCTGCCTGCTTAGCCATTATTATGTCGGCTGTATTGCATATTTCAGCAATGGAATGGTTATGGATTTTATTAGCAATCTTTGTTGTTTTTACATCTGAATTTCTTAACACAGTTACCGAAGCTGTTACAGATTTGATTGTTGACCACCATTATGAATTAAATGTAAAAAAAGCTAAAGATGTTGCGGCTGGTGGTGTACTGATTTCAGCGATATTTTCGGTCTTGGTGGGTCTAATTATTTTTATTCCCCGTATATTATCAATTGTTAGATAG